In a genomic window of Paracoccaceae bacterium:
- a CDS encoding tripartite tricarboxylate transporter permease, which translates to MEVFALLLDGMLLALQPLNLTMIVIGVSVGLLIGAMPGLGSVNGVAILLPVTFLVPPGSAIIFLAAIYYGAMYGGAISSVTLGIPGASTAVATTFDGRPLAKQGRASLALVTAALASFVGGTVANVLFTLFAPALASVALSFGPPEVFALMLLAFATFVGLGGDDIPKTIFSICFGLVLGSVGFDQISGAPRLVLFEMNGFLQGIGFLVLAIGVYGIGEMLWTIEQSRGEVSKTTPKMTIKGMSADAKEATKKGWKGTLIGSFLGFFVGVLPAAGATPGSLMSYGVAKMVSRRPDSFGKGNPDGVAAPEAANNSASTGSMLPMLTLGIPGSPTTAILLGGMVIWGLVPGPRLFVDETEFVWGLIGSFYVSNAAAVLINLAFIPLFIWMLRMPFTVLAPMIFVLSIVGGYAATRDMFDIWLMVVFGIGAFFLRRFDYPLAPAVLAIVLGPIAEPTLRQSLLLSSGDPSIFFTRPVAGPITIIALILIFLPALKLLRRARKTA; encoded by the coding sequence ATGGAAGTTTTCGCTCTACTGCTCGACGGCATGCTACTGGCTTTGCAGCCGTTGAATCTGACAATGATCGTAATCGGGGTTAGTGTTGGCCTGTTGATCGGTGCCATGCCCGGCCTGGGGTCGGTCAATGGGGTCGCGATCCTGTTACCGGTCACGTTTCTGGTGCCGCCCGGTTCGGCCATCATCTTTCTGGCCGCGATCTATTACGGGGCGATGTATGGCGGCGCGATTTCTTCCGTTACCCTCGGTATTCCTGGCGCGTCCACGGCGGTTGCGACAACCTTTGACGGCAGACCGCTTGCCAAGCAGGGGCGGGCCAGTCTGGCGCTTGTGACCGCAGCACTTGCCTCCTTTGTTGGTGGCACAGTGGCCAATGTATTGTTCACGCTATTCGCGCCTGCGCTGGCTTCTGTGGCCTTGTCTTTTGGTCCACCAGAAGTATTTGCGCTGATGCTGCTGGCCTTTGCGACCTTTGTCGGTCTGGGCGGCGATGACATCCCCAAGACCATCTTCTCGATCTGTTTCGGCCTTGTGCTGGGTTCGGTTGGTTTTGACCAGATTTCCGGCGCGCCACGGCTCGTGTTATTTGAGATGAACGGTTTCCTGCAAGGCATCGGATTCCTTGTGCTTGCGATAGGGGTTTACGGGATCGGGGAAATGCTCTGGACGATTGAGCAATCCCGCGGTGAGGTATCTAAAACGACCCCGAAAATGACAATTAAGGGCATGAGCGCTGATGCCAAGGAAGCCACCAAGAAAGGGTGGAAGGGGACGCTGATCGGATCATTCCTGGGTTTCTTTGTGGGTGTGTTGCCCGCCGCCGGGGCCACACCCGGATCGCTCATGTCCTATGGCGTCGCCAAAATGGTCTCGCGCAGGCCCGACAGCTTTGGCAAGGGCAACCCGGACGGTGTGGCCGCACCGGAGGCTGCGAATAACTCTGCGTCCACAGGCTCCATGCTGCCCATGCTTACGCTTGGCATACCCGGCTCGCCGACCACTGCCATCCTGCTGGGCGGTATGGTCATCTGGGGTCTCGTGCCTGGCCCGCGTCTGTTTGTGGATGAGACCGAATTTGTCTGGGGCCTGATCGGGTCGTTTTATGTCTCCAACGCGGCAGCGGTTCTGATCAACCTCGCCTTTATTCCGCTGTTTATCTGGATGCTGCGCATGCCCTTTACAGTTCTAGCACCAATGATCTTTGTGCTGTCCATCGTTGGCGGGTATGCAGCGACACGCGACATGTTTGATATTTGGTTGATGGTTGTCTTTGGGATCGGGGCGTTTTTCCTGCGAAGATTTGACTACCCCCTTGCACCAGCGGTCCTGGCGATTGTTCTGGGCCCGATTGCCGAGCCGACCTTGCGCCAGTCGCTGCTGCTGTCCTCTGGTGATCCGTCAATCTTCTTCACCCGTCCCGTGGCCGGGCCGATCACGATCATCGCCCTTATCCTGATCTTCCTACCTGCTTTGAAACTCCTGCGACGCGCCCGCAAGACGGCATGA
- a CDS encoding MerR family transcriptional regulator yields the protein MRIAEAAAKSGLGIDTIRFYEKSGIVPPIDRGADGHRRFTPENLDWLTLLYWLRQTGMPLKTMRHFATLYRAGDQTISERKSVLLAHASHLAERRQELDQCDAVLARKLAIYKSHEEGGA from the coding sequence ATGCGCATAGCGGAAGCGGCAGCAAAAAGCGGTCTGGGCATCGATACAATCCGGTTTTACGAAAAATCCGGTATCGTGCCGCCGATTGATCGCGGCGCGGATGGGCACAGACGTTTCACACCGGAAAACCTGGACTGGCTGACGCTGCTGTATTGGCTGCGCCAGACCGGTATGCCATTGAAAACCATGCGGCACTTTGCGACGCTCTACCGTGCTGGCGACCAGACAATTTCCGAACGAAAGTCCGTGCTATTGGCACATGCTTCTCATCTCGCGGAACGACGACAAGAGTTGGATCAATGCGATGCGGTTTTGGCTCGTAAACTGGCAATCTATAAATCTCATGAGGAGGGCGGCGCATGA
- a CDS encoding short chain dehydrogenase has product MKIIMLGAQGDIGRAACAELGPRHQIIKAGRSSGDVMVDMSDRASVDAMYAQTGPVDAVVVMAGDVHFEILTRFTEDQYMQGLREKVMGQVNVVLSGLSQVNDAGSLTLTSGILDRDPIRMGSGAAMANGALAGFVTGAVIEMPRGIRINVVSPGLLDVSVERYGEWFPGHNPVCSRRVGRAYAKSVEGPTTGKIIPVD; this is encoded by the coding sequence ATGAAAATCATTATGCTGGGTGCACAGGGCGATATTGGTCGTGCAGCATGCGCCGAACTTGGTCCACGCCACCAGATTATCAAGGCGGGGCGCTCCAGCGGTGACGTGATGGTGGATATGTCGGACCGGGCATCGGTTGATGCGATGTATGCCCAAACCGGTCCGGTGGATGCGGTGGTTGTAATGGCAGGTGATGTGCATTTTGAAATCCTGACACGCTTTACCGAGGATCAATACATGCAGGGTCTGCGCGAGAAAGTGATGGGGCAGGTCAATGTGGTGCTCTCCGGGTTATCGCAGGTGAATGACGCTGGATCGCTCACATTGACCAGTGGCATATTGGACCGTGACCCGATCCGAATGGGATCCGGTGCCGCCATGGCCAATGGTGCATTGGCGGGTTTTGTGACGGGTGCAGTTATCGAAATGCCGCGCGGGATCAGGATCAATGTGGTCAGTCCTGGCCTGCTGGATGTGTCCGTTGAACGTTATGGCGAATGGTTTCCTGGTCATAATCCGGTTTGCTCGCGGCGCGTCGGGCGCGCCTACGCCAAAAGCGTTGAAGGCCCCACCACAGGCAAGATCATCCCGGTGGATTAA
- a CDS encoding transporter substrate-binding domain-containing protein, producing MRIAYVKEPPFNDVDPSGDVVGCDIELARFVCARLNEPFDPIETEFSDLLPGLMARRWNMTTGLFATDARRKTVLFSRPVWALSDGFLVRAGNPFDLSGYRALADHPLATLAVIRDQVQHQTALEIGIPEERIKVFATYDEAAGAVGSAAVDAYASVARAHAGFIQQNPNIDAEYLTVPECEKPPEFGCFAVNKQDRDLLANVNRILEGYIGTSVHCEMMAGFGFSTTDIDLVRLEWHDP from the coding sequence ATGCGCATCGCTTATGTTAAGGAGCCGCCCTTTAATGATGTTGACCCTTCGGGAGATGTCGTCGGGTGTGATATTGAGTTGGCACGTTTTGTGTGCGCCCGACTGAATGAACCATTCGACCCGATCGAAACCGAGTTTTCCGATCTTTTACCCGGTCTTATGGCTCGACGTTGGAATATGACCACCGGACTATTTGCGACTGATGCACGGCGGAAAACCGTGCTCTTCAGTCGGCCTGTGTGGGCACTGAGCGATGGTTTTTTGGTGCGTGCAGGCAATCCGTTTGATCTGTCGGGATACCGTGCGTTGGCCGACCATCCCCTTGCGACGCTGGCTGTCATACGGGATCAGGTTCAGCATCAAACGGCATTGGAAATCGGCATTCCAGAGGAGCGGATCAAAGTTTTCGCGACATACGATGAAGCCGCTGGCGCCGTTGGTTCTGCTGCTGTGGACGCTTATGCCAGCGTTGCACGTGCGCATGCCGGATTCATACAGCAAAATCCGAACATCGACGCCGAATATCTGACCGTGCCGGAATGCGAAAAACCGCCTGAATTTGGGTGTTTTGCCGTGAACAAACAGGACCGTGATTTGCTGGCAAATGTGAATCGCATTTTGGAGGGATATATTGGCACATCAGTTCATTGTGAAATGATGGCGGGCTTTGGCTTTTCAACAACGGATATAGACCTGGTGCGACTGGAGTGGCATGATCCGTAA
- a CDS encoding SDR family NAD(P)-dependent oxidoreductase, translated as MVEFADQVAIVTGGAQGIGRAVAERLADGGARLAIWDLDADLAQEAAKNIGRGAFACSVDVADWNSVAAAMEATNDSAGRVDICVNSAGIAGSNAPLVDYPVEEFRQITEINLLGTFHVNRAVAPTMIAQNYGRIVNIASVAGKEGNPNASAYSASKAGVIGLTKSLGKELADKDIAVNCVTPAAARTRIFDQMSQEHIDFMLSKIPRGRFLELKEAAAMICWLVSRENSFTTGSAFDLSGGRATY; from the coding sequence TTGGTTGAATTCGCTGATCAAGTCGCGATTGTCACGGGGGGCGCGCAGGGCATTGGGCGCGCTGTTGCAGAGCGCCTGGCCGATGGTGGCGCCCGTCTTGCGATCTGGGATCTTGACGCAGATCTTGCACAGGAAGCTGCTAAGAATATTGGGCGAGGCGCATTTGCATGCAGCGTGGATGTGGCCGACTGGAACAGTGTTGCGGCGGCCATGGAAGCGACCAATGACAGTGCCGGTCGCGTAGACATTTGTGTGAATTCTGCAGGGATTGCCGGGTCGAATGCGCCACTGGTCGACTACCCGGTTGAAGAATTTCGACAGATTACAGAGATAAATCTTCTCGGCACGTTTCACGTCAACCGGGCCGTTGCACCGACCATGATCGCACAAAACTACGGACGCATCGTAAACATCGCCTCGGTTGCCGGAAAAGAAGGTAATCCGAACGCAAGCGCCTATTCTGCATCCAAAGCCGGCGTTATTGGATTGACGAAATCTCTCGGCAAGGAATTGGCTGACAAGGATATTGCCGTAAATTGCGTGACGCCCGCCGCTGCGCGCACTCGGATCTTTGATCAAATGAGCCAGGAACACATCGACTTCATGCTGTCCAAAATTCCCAGAGGTCGTTTTCTGGAGTTGAAAGAAGCCGCCGCAATGATCTGTTGGCTGGTCAGTCGTGAAAACAGCTTCACGACCGGGTCGGCGTTTGACTTATCGGGCGGGCGGGCAACCTATTGA